In the genome of Colletes latitarsis isolate SP2378_abdomen chromosome 9, iyColLati1, whole genome shotgun sequence, one region contains:
- the LOC143345384 gene encoding uncharacterized protein LOC143345384, translating to MRRAPFDKHNNAKRNVLSKTYNSYGFAAESSKEADYKYSVNYSNTKEKNYLQRSISADNVVIRSRGFKPSDRHDPVKRNFLEHLTSKILHFDMESNESTPVNLQKLLTPASDTEGILQSKNRKMFASSYFYAPTHPTVEDQVELARRISHSLSDVKNMKSKGQSMYVNRKKRSVKWIHDGNGMEDIEEPSTPVHSDKIPLKCMMNPHGKVLDIRGIQALGEEVNIEPMPKNPEKLFNIVRDLNNHRGRGAEIFAKRRKRSEKWVVDQDQSQTPNTPGMQKMPMYPRKQEMNGNSKYLNMSPYSPHVPDSVVGKPSFYNPFTVDLSLNDTNLPTTGTNQYHCNGKECNHLTEVKKIYLREVAVGTDNDFPLDKSRSSVVKKSRRVSLEPDIERHNIYHTRNNNNENAAIISTNTNRRNYNYNKASLNRSNFSNTQNATNKEGKCYVKEQYVTDCVQSAINEKEKYLNNQRETDGIRIDSEGNEYTPVPVKQLIQEFEKSCRPVLQYKQISPKVIPIVQHCSLDNDIARFFETRNSVKYNNETEHRRATGKQVYEEPVKLLKQTQDHCNNGYVSTDDTEYTTDETDSQMNDYGSEEIIYREKSETSSMMNGDQEYSSIYREEYSNRRRSVTSEEVETFCNNGDAKYMNTESEVPAESKSLLLSMLASQEDILETIKHLRNTPVLDNLLHSVSPDFKYTDVSPDVGKKLYEDNTYTGPKLASVNNLTNYNTAPRGWDQSLTYYRPIKFEKPQEIVYSDF from the exons ATGAGGAGAGCACCGTTTGATAA ACACAATAACGCAAAGCGAAACGTTTTAAGCAAAACGTACAATTCGTATGGGTTTGCGGCTGAGAGTTCGAAGGAAGCCGATTACAAGTACAGCGTGAATTATAGCAATACTAAAGAGAAGAATTATCTGCaacgaagcatttccgctgataATGTTGTAATACGTTCCCGCGGTTTTAAACCCTCTGATAGGCACGATCCAGTGAAAAGGAATTTCCTTGAGCATCTGACTTCGAAAATACTGCATTTCGACATG GAAAGCAATGAAAGTACTCCAGTCAACTTGCAGAAACTGCTTACGCCTGCTTCGGACACGGAGGGGATTTTGCAGTCGAAAAATA GGAAGATGTTCGCGTCTTCGTATTTTTATGCGCCAACACATCCAACCGTCGAGGATCAGGTTGAACTCGCGCGACGAATTTCGCATTCGTTGAGCGACgtgaaaaacatgaaaagtAAAGGTCAATCTATGTACGTAAATAGGAAGAAACGATCCGTGAAATGGATTCACGATGGCAACG gTATGGAAGACATAGAAGAGCCCTCCACTCCTGTTCATAGT GATAAAATTCCACTAAAATGCATGATGAACCCACATGGAAAAGTGTTGGATATACGCGGCATTCAAGCTTTGGGCGAAGAAGTAAACATAGAACCGATGCCAAAGAATCCTGAGAAACTCttcaacattgttcgtgacttaAACAATCATAGAGGCCGCG GTGCCGAGATATTCGCGAAACGCAGGAAAAGGTCCGAAAAATGGGTCGTGGATCAAGATCAGTCGCAAACACCTAACACGCCAGGGATGCAAAAAATGCCAATGTACCCGAGAAAACAG GAGATGAATGGCAACTCAAAGTATTTGAATATGTCTCCGTATTCGCCTCATGTACCTGACTCTGTCGTCGGGAAACCGTCATTTTACAATCCCTTTACCGTGGACTTGTCTTTAAACGACACAAATCTGCCCACGACAGGTAC AAATCAATATCATTGCAACGGTAAAGAGTGCAACCACTTGACCGAGGTGAAAAAGATTTATCTTAGAGAAGTGGCCGTTGGTACTGATAACGATTTTCCTCTCGATAAATCTCGATCGTCTGTCGTGAAAAAATCACGACGAGTCTCTTTGGAACCAGATATCGAACGACATAACATCTATCATACCAGAAACAACAATAACGAAAATGCTGCGATAATATCAACTAACACTAACAGGCGCAATTACAATTATAACAAGGCTTCGCTGAACAGATCTAATTTTTCTAATACACAGAATGCTACTAACAAAGAGGGCAAGTGTTATGTCAAGGAACAATACGTAACGGATTGTGTGCAAAGCGCGATTAACGAGAAAGAAAAATACCTAAATAACCAACGAGAAACCGATGGTATACGTATCGATAGCGAAGGGAACGAATACACGCCGGTACCGGTCAAACAATTGATACAAGAGTTCGAAAAATCATGTAGACCGGTACTGCAATACAAACAGATCAGTCCAAAGGTTATTCCAATTGTGCAGCACTGTTCTCTCGATAACGATATAGCACGATTCTTTGAAACGCGGAATTCCGTCAAGTACAACAACGAGACGGAGCACAGGAG AGCAACTGGGAAGCAAGTGTACGAAGAGCCTGTAAAGCTTCTCAAGCAAACTCAAGATCACTGTAATAATGGTTACGTGTCCACCGACGATACCGAGTACACGACCGACGAAACCGATTCCCAGATGAACGATTACGGTAGCGAGGAGATCATTTATCGCGAGAAATCGGAAACGTCGAGCATGATGAACGGCGATCAGGAATACTCGTCGATTTACCGCGAGGAGTATTCCAATCGGCGCAGATCGGTGACTTCCGAGGAAGTGGAGACCTTCTGCAACAACGGGGACGCGAAATATATGAACACGGAATCGGAAGTGCCCGCGGAGAGCAAATCATTGTTACTGTCGATGTTAGCTTCTCAAGAAGACATTTTGGAGACTATTAAGCATTTGCGTAACACGCCCGTTCTGGATAATCTGTTGCACAGTGTGTCGCCAGATTTTAAATACACTGACGTCAGTCCAGATGTAG GTAAAAAGCTTTACGAGGATAATACCTACACGGGACCGAAACTCGCTAGCGTCAACAATCTAACGAACTATAATACTGCGCCTCGTGGTTGGGATCAGTCTCTGACTTATTACCGACCAATAAAATTCGAAAAACCACAAGAAATCGTTTATTCTGACTTTTAG